The following are encoded together in the Vibrio zhugei genome:
- the argE gene encoding acetylornithine deacetylase, translated as MQIPSFLEVYEQLIATSSISSSDPSLDEGNAKVCEKMADWLTTLGFQVETEEIEPGKINLMAKKGAGEGGLLLAGHTDTVPFDEGRWNYNPHALTQDNQRFYGLGTADMKGFFAFVMEAVKKIEDWSHQKKPLYILATCDEETTMLGARHFSATTPFKPDYCIIGEPTSLTPVYGHKGHVANAIRITGKSGHSSNPAYGVNAIEIMHEILAPLLQLRDQLTRTYHHPGFEIPSPTLNLGHIHGGDSPNRICGCCELHYDVRPLPGMSLDGLHNLLTDSLKDVAEKWPGRIDIIPLHAPIPGYECAADHPFVTQMSQLSQKEAETVNYCTEAPFLQDVCPTLVLGPGSIEQAHQPDEFLAFEFIDPTIDVLSKAMWNYCF; from the coding sequence ATGCAAATACCCAGTTTTCTCGAGGTTTATGAACAATTAATTGCAACGTCCTCAATTAGCTCGTCAGATCCAAGCCTAGATGAAGGCAATGCGAAAGTGTGTGAGAAAATGGCGGATTGGCTCACGACACTCGGTTTCCAAGTAGAAACCGAAGAAATTGAGCCAGGAAAAATCAACTTAATGGCGAAAAAAGGCGCTGGCGAGGGCGGCTTATTGCTCGCAGGTCACACCGATACCGTGCCATTTGATGAAGGCCGATGGAACTACAACCCTCACGCACTGACACAAGATAATCAACGCTTTTATGGACTCGGTACGGCCGACATGAAAGGCTTTTTCGCGTTTGTTATGGAAGCAGTCAAGAAAATTGAAGACTGGTCTCATCAGAAAAAACCGTTATACATTTTGGCGACCTGTGATGAAGAAACGACCATGCTAGGCGCCCGTCATTTCTCTGCAACCACACCGTTTAAGCCGGACTACTGCATTATTGGTGAACCCACCAGTTTAACGCCGGTCTATGGCCATAAAGGTCATGTTGCCAACGCGATTCGCATTACGGGTAAATCTGGACACTCTTCAAACCCTGCCTATGGCGTCAATGCCATTGAGATCATGCATGAAATTTTAGCGCCGCTTCTACAGCTGCGCGATCAACTGACCCGAACCTATCACCACCCTGGGTTTGAAATTCCATCACCGACGCTCAATTTGGGCCATATACACGGTGGCGATAGCCCAAACCGTATCTGTGGTTGCTGTGAACTGCATTACGATGTGCGCCCTCTGCCTGGCATGAGCTTGGATGGATTACACAACTTGCTCACAGATTCACTCAAAGACGTCGCAGAAAAATGGCCAGGACGTATCGATATTATCCCACTCCATGCCCCGATCCCGGGCTACGAATGCGCTGCGGACCACCCCTTTGTCACTCAGATGAGTCAGCTCAGTCAAAAAGAAGCTGAAACGGTGAATTACTGTACAGAAGCGCCCTTTCTTCAAGACGTTTGCCCGACTCTCGTACTGGGTCCGGGATCGATTGAGCAAGCGCATCAGCCAGATGAATTCCTCGCCTTCGAGTTTATCGACCCCACCATTGATGTGTTATCTAAGGCGATGTGGAACTATTGTTTTTAA